The genomic window TCCAAAATTACACTTGTCTCACTCCGTGACCTTCAAAATTCACTCTTCTCTACTTCCCCATTCACATGGCAGCTCACACACTCGCTTTGATCATCGAAAACCCTTCCAACCATCACGAGTTCCTCCTCGTCAAGCAGCCTCGCCCTCCCAAATTCCACGACCAAGAATACGATTCCTTCGTCGATTCTGATCTCTGGGACTTGCCTTCCGCTCTCTTGAATCCGTTGCAGCCAGGATCGGAGCCGCCGGTTGCGGTGGAAGTGGCTGGCTCGCATTCTGAGGAGCTCAATTTGGGTCAATTCGACATTCGTTCAGCACTCAATGAGGTACTTAAGAGTAAAGACTATATCTTGTTGAGGAAATTAGAATTTTGTGCTTTGGTGATTGCAAAATTCATGTTAAATGTTTTTGCATATAGGTATTTCTACAAATAGGGTTTGGGGAAGTTGAAGGTGGAGAGTGGAAGTTTTACAAATATATCAAGGAAGCTGCGTTTGGACCCGGTTTGCCCCATAACACAGTCTTCATTGCGGGAAAATTGGTAACTGAAGACGTTGCCTTGCTAGGTGGTTTCTCTTTCCTTGCTATCCAAGTTTTCTGTAGTTCATAATATGATAAAAAGATGTTTGTATTGGGCAGTATGTCATGAATGTTTATTTGGTTAGGACAAATAGGTCGAAGGTTTACAAGCTCATGTGCCAATCAGTTTTTCTGTTTCACTTTCTTTCGAGTGGATGAGTGCTTGTTCCTACGTTGGACGAGGCAGTGAATTGGCTAGTTTAATAAAGACCAATGCCGCTGTTTACTTTTATGTAGTATTAGTCTGTGTTTGCTTGTTGATCCATTTTGAATTTTGATACTATATTTATGTCAACAGCATATCTAATTCACATATGCAGATTCACATAAATGGATGTCCGTCCAGAGCTGTCTTAATTTGCTTCTGGAAGTGAAGCCACAAGACGATCGTGTTGGACCATTGGTAGTCGTTGGTCATATAAACAACTCATTTGACTGTGCTAAGTGGAAAGTCCCACCAGCCATAAACTACCAGGTTTGTTTTCTTGAACTTTCTTAGTGCTTATTGAATAAAGTGAAAACCTCCTCCAGATTAGGGAGTTGTTGAAACTTTAAATGTGACATGGATTGTTAATTTTCGATAACCAAGAATTTGTAAAATAAACTATTTATACGCATCTTATGGCTGCAATTTGATAATGTGAACCAAGGAAGGATTAGCAGGGTTATTTTTTATATGCTGGTGCAAAATGGATGAAAAGGGGGTTTTTCTTTCATTGCTATAATTTTCTTATAATTTTCAAAGTCATTCTCTTTATATGCTGGTTCAAAATGGAAAACTTGTTCCATTTTCAGGAGTACCCTCCTGGTGTTATACTTATACCTATGGAAAGTAGAACCGCAAAGCCTTTTAGCACAACAAACTTGGTTGTATTTGCACCTGCAAATGCTTCAAATGATTGTGAGGATAATAATTTTATTGCATGTGGAGATGCACTAATTGTTGATCCAGGATGTTTATCAAGATTCCATGGAGAGGTATACTTTCACATGACTATTGAACAATTTATGTGTAAacatgctttttatttttcctttgtttCCTATTTCTTCTATGGATCCATTGCTTGgactaataattaatttctatattATCAAATTTGTTTTACTAAAATGTAACTTATGACTCTGTAATCATCAGCTAGAGAAAGTTGTTACTACTTTGCCAAGAAGACTAGTGGTCTTTGTTACTCATCATCACCATGACCATGTAGATGGTAAGTCATTCCTAGAACTATAGCTGTTTATGATCCTTTAGTGCACATTGCATTATGAGTACACAGTACAGTTGGTGAAATGTATGCAGTTCATAAGAAGCCATTTCACTTTGTTATTTCTTAACTAAATCTAAGTGAGTAACAAAAAGCATCTAAGCTGGATATGATCTTATATTTGTTAGCTCTGCACTCAAGTGTACCTCACAAATTATCACCTTTTTTTTTCCTGTCTTCTGACAGAAGCTACTGTCTGTTCTTAGTTCAGTCTTCTATGTGGAAACTGATATTTAAGATGTAATTATCTGCAGATTATTTTAATTCTCATATATTGTAAACCTTTATGACAGGTCTATCTGTCATACAAAAGTGCAATCCTGATGCCACCTTGTTAGCACATGAGAATACCATGCGCCGCATAAGCAAaggttatatttttgtttttatgtaATATTCTTGGTGACAGTTTGCAGGCAAGTATAATTTCCTTAGTCAACTCAACAACTGTGCAGCTGGAAACTTGGTTAAAGAaatgaaattattttgaatttgtcaTGATATGATGAAATTTCATATATTGAGAATTTGTGTAAATGGTTTATGATATCAAAACTACCAAGACTTCGCTACAAATCTTAAAGTAGTCACACTACTTTTGTAGAGCCCAAAATTTGGGATCTCTCACAATCTCTATGATTAGAGTTTAGAGTtcttcttctgctatttttgagaTCATTAAAAAATGAAATTGATTTGATTCAATTTAGAGACTGAATCTcatatttgaaaattgaaatctatttttaaaattatttgaattGATTTACAAAATAATTTTGGTGTCTGGATCACATCATGGATGAGTTGATACAATTTTAAAAAGGGTGGCATAGTGCATGAAGCTTCCATCTACTGGGATTTGGGAGGAGAGATATTACTATTTCATCAAGGCTTTCCCTTCAgttgaaatatatatttttttatcctaTGTTTATCAGTATTTTTGAGGTATATTTcagattatttttatttatatatctaTTAGATTTCTATATTTTGACCTGatatacaaaaaataaaactTCACCAAGTTGGTCAACTGATATTCTAGGATTACAGATGACTGGTCACTTGGCTATACCTCAGTTACTGGAGATGATGAAATTAACATTGGTGGTCAGAGATTAAGAGCTATTTTTGCACCGGTATTTTTCATGTTGTAATCCTTCTTTTAACAGGCGTGTCATGTTAACATTTTAGCATCTTTCTTGAATTGTCCATGTTGGGTGCAATAATGTCAATTTCTAGAACTTATGTACTGtataaacaacaacaacaacaacaaagtcttatGCTACTAAGTGGGGTCggttacatgaatcaaacgacgctatTGAGTtttatcatgtatcatgtctataaaaagaccgtttacatgtagatcttgtttgaccacctcatggatggtcttctcatgtcttcttctatctttcaccccttgtccatctttCATTTCATCTACCTTCCTAACTGGgtgttctgtcggtcttcttctcataTGTCCGAACCACCTGATacgcgattctaccatctttttcacaataGATGCTACTCCAAccctctctcttatatcttcattccttattctatccaatcgcgtatgaccactcatccatctcaacatcttcatctctgtcaaaatttagtttatgttcgtgctcccctttggccgcccaacactctgtaccataaaaCATAGTTAGTCGgatagcagtgcgatagaatttacctttaagttttaaagacacTTTTTTGTTATATATAAAACCAGACGCACTCCGttattttgaccaacctgcttggatcctatgatttacatgcTATTCAATTTCTCCATTATCCTATATAatacacccaagatacttaaaactcttaacttttcgtaggatgttatCTCCAAtattcacctctatattagggttttcccttcgcaggccgaacttacattccatatattccatcTTGCTACGGCTCATGTGCAGCCCATACACTTCTATAGCTTCTCttcataactccaacttcttatttaagtcttcccttgactctcccataagaacgatatcatcggcaaaaagcatgcaccatgatACAGGTTCTTGAatatgctctgtgagtacttccaagactaatatgAAAATGTAtagacttaaggatgatccctggtgtaatcctatatcAATAGGAAATttttctgtcacaccaccttgagtcttcacactagttgtagcctcatcatacatgtctttaattgcacgaatatatgcgatctttattctttttttttttctaaaactttCCATATGACCTCCCTTGGCACCCTATCATAcgcattttccaaatcaataaacaccatatgtagattatttttattactacgatacctctccatcatccttcttaataggtatattgCTTTAGTGGTGGATCTGCCTGGCATAAAACCAAATTGGTTATCTGTTACTTCTGTCTCTTGTCTcagcctccgttctatcaccctttcccataacttcatggtatggctcATGAGTTTGATCCTtctatagttttcgcaactttgtatatcctctttattcttgtagataggtaccaaggtactCTTCCTCCACTCATTTGGGATCTTCTTAGactttaaaatctcattaaaaagcttgatTAACCAACTGACGTATTTCTTTCCAAGgcccttccaaacttcaatcgggatattatcggGTCCTACtgtcctgccatttttcatctgctttagagcctcttttacttcgaattctcgaatccttcgatagtagtcgaagttttgatcttcttccctcgtgcataatcgaccaaggctcggaagagtcttttgtccttcattaaataactcatAGAAGTagttcttccacctttcattgatcttctcctcttgagccaatacCTCCCCgtctttatcctttatgcacttaacctgatccaagtctctcgttcttctttcacggctctttgcgattctatatatatctTTTTCCCCTTCTTTCGTGCCTAaggactggtagagaccctcatatgctcgtttttacttcacttacagccacttttgtttctttcttagccgccttatattttttccaattatctgcattgcggcacAAAGAACACTCTTTAAAGCACAccttttttgcttttattttttcttgtacaTTCGCATTCCACCACTTGGACTCCTTTATGTACTGTATacgtttcaaaatttgatttaagaTGTATGACCAGGTTAATTGCAGATCCACCACTTCTTTATTTTACCCTTTCCTTATATGATGGAAAACTTCCATAAAAGAATCTGTTGGAGATGCTCAAAGAGTATCATGCACACATGGCTTAACCTTTTAAGTTTGAATTAATTCGTAGCTTGGTGTCAATAGTTCTTTCAAACAGTGAACCTGTGCTTTGTCCATGCTTTAAATCCTATGTGCTTTTGCTTGCAGGAGTGTCTTAGAGTTCTAGGTTAAAAACCAAGCATGCACTCTTCCAGTAACACTCTAGGGTTGAACTTTTCCATCACCAAGTTTAAAAAATATCTCAAACTATATCAAGCATTACTTGAATTCAAATGTTATAATCTCTGTAAAATTGCTTCCCTGTTCTGATGAAGATGAAAAATTCTTTTTTCGGTTCAGGGACATACAGATGGTCATTTGGCACTGCTTCACAAGAACACTCACTCATTGATTGTGGGGGATCATTGTGTAGGGTAAGATTCCATACAATATCATAGTTTAAAATTTGGAACTACTGTACTTTCATTGTAGACATCTTCCTTCATATGACATCATTTTTAGTTCTGTCTACTAATAAAGATACTATAACCAAACTAACTGGGGATGTTTCACAGAATATCAGATAATCCAAGTTAGCTGATTTGCTATCTTAAGAAAATAAAACTGCTTTAGCtgtcttcctttcttttttgggCAAGTGAATGTGTTGATATATGTGGATACAGGAAGAGCATAGAATGATGAGACTAATATAAGAGTGTCAACTTAGATCTCCAAGAAAAAAAATGCCCCtatcaaaattgaacaaagaaataGGTAGTTTGCATAGTGTGATTTATAAAAAGAAACAGATTTCCTCTTTGGAAGTTGCAATATAACATAAGGCCTATTTCATCTTCTAGGTCTTTTTTGATAAGGACTTCTGATATCATACCAATTTGCTTTGTTTCAGTCAAGGAAGTGCTGTTCTGGACATAACTTCTGGTGGAAATATGACTGTAAGTGGGAATAAAGCTTGTTAGTTATGATGCTAAAAGCATCTATGTTCTTGTTCTTATATCAGATTACAAGTGAGAACCATTGCTCTGCATTATTGGCTTCAGTTTTTTCAAAATGAATTGCGTTCTCTGCGATCTAGAGA from Arachis ipaensis cultivar K30076 chromosome B09, Araip1.1, whole genome shotgun sequence includes these protein-coding regions:
- the LOC107618147 gene encoding uncharacterized protein LOC107618147 isoform X2, with the protein product MAAHTLALIIENPSNHHEFLLVKQPRPPKFHDQEYDSFVDSDLWDLPSALLNPLQPGSEPPVAVEVAGSHSEELNLGQFDIRSALNEVFLQIGFGEVEGGEWKFYKYIKEAAFGPGLPHNTVFIAGKLVTEDVALLDSHKWMSVQSCLNLLLEVKPQDDRVGPLVVVGHINNSFDCAKWKVPPAINYQEYPPGVILIPMESRTAKPFSTTNLVVFAPANASNDCEDNNFIACGDALIVDPGCLSRFHGELEKVVTTLPRRLVVFVTHHHHDHVDGLSVIQKCNPDATLLAHENTMRRISKDDWSLGYTSVTGDDEINIGGQRLRAIFAPGHTDGHLALLHKNTHSLIVGDHCVGQGSAVLDITSGGNMTEYFQTTYEFLKLSPHVLISMHGRINLWPKQMLCGYLKNRRNREANILKAIEGGAKTLFDIVAYVYADVDRGAWVAASSNVRLHVDHLAQQHKLPKDFSLETFNSSLVEFADTMGISMKRMQ
- the LOC107618147 gene encoding uncharacterized protein LOC107618147 isoform X1, giving the protein MAAHTLALIIENPSNHHEFLLVKQPRPPKFHDQEYDSFVDSDLWDLPSALLNPLQPGSEPPVAVEVAGSHSEELNLGQFDIRSALNEVFLQIGFGEVEGGEWKFYKYIKEAAFGPGLPHNTVFIAGKLVTEDVALLDSHKWMSVQSCLNLLLEVKPQDDRVGPLVVVGHINNSFDCAKWKVPPAINYQEYPPGVILIPMESRTAKPFSTTNLVVFAPANASNDCEDNNFIACGDALIVDPGCLSRFHGELEKVVTTLPRRLVVFVTHHHHDHVDGLSVIQKCNPDATLLAHENTMRRISKDDWSLGYTSVTGDDEINIGGQRLRAIFAPGHTDGHLALLHKNTHSLIVGDHCVGQGSAVLDITSGGNMTEYFQTTYEFLKLSPHVLISMHGRINLWPKQMLCGYLKNRRNREANILKAIEGGAKTLFDIVAYVYADVDRGAWVAASSNVRLHVDHLAQQHKLPKEFSIQKFKNTCGLQFVSRWIWAYTSGSLHIGKSSFLIAGVVAGIAVLYSVKSKLSNQTS